The genomic stretch CGGTGCAGCCCGGTGGAGCGGGAATGGTCGTGAATCTTTACAACAAGGCGAACAACGTTACCTTTGCTTATTGCTCTACATACGATGTTGTGGTCGCCGTCAAGCAAGGCAAAGTCACTACATTTGCACCAGACGAAGTGAAGTAGAGATTGCTGCACTCCAACTCGACGAATCGTCACGTCTCAGTGGCTTGGCGATTCATCAAAGCCCAATTCATGCTTTATTGCTCGAGAGGTCATCATGGCATACAGAGATCTAATTTTACTACTGCATCCCATTATTGTGATTGTTGTTGTCTATCCGCTAATTGGTATCGTTATCAATCGCGCCTTGCAAGTGCGGCACCGTCGTCTACAAGTTGCGACTGAGGGAAAAAGTAAAATTCAGCCTGTAGTGGGTCAAGAACACGTTAAGGTTGGTGGATGGCTAGCAATTAGTGTGTTTGGTATAACGTTGTTAGCACTCGCTAATGGTATTTTTGGCAAAATTGCTGACAATCAAGTTTGGAGCAAAATGCCGTTCCAGGTGCTTTTGATTGTCGTGTTATTTGGAGTAACAATCGCTGCTTTCTTCTTTCTCCACAAAGCACGTCACAATACATGGAGAGCCATTTTTGCAATTTTATCTGGAATGGGACTGGTCGTTTTAGGCTGTCAGGATGGAGTCTATCGCCAAACAGATCGATGGTACATTTCACACTATTACTATGGCATCGTTGCAGCATTGCTGATGATAATTTCAGTGGCGATTGTGCAAACCATTTATAAAGATCGTAGCAATCGCTGGCGAAAGGTTCACATTATTCTCAACATTGCTGCACTATTGTTATTTTTGGGACAAGGCATTACGGGAGCCAGATCTTTATTAGAAATTTCGCTCAATTGGCAGGAACCTTATGTTCAGCAGCTTTATGAGCAACAGTGTGAAACAAAGCCCTGCAAAGTAGAAGCTCTTCTTACTCCAAGTTCCCATTAATCTGGAATTTATCTTCGATGCGTGTTTACCAGGTTCCTCCTCAGCTTTACCTACTTGCGATCGCTCGATGGTGACATAAACCCTAAGAACTCATTTGCATTCTAAGTTCTCGGAGCATTTTACGGCTTCCTTCGTTGAAGGCACGAGCGACTAACTGAGGAATTAACTCCCGGATGGGTAAGTTGGGAAAGGTCGGACTGGTTGAGGATTCAACGTACTTCCCTTCAATGAGAACCTTGACGCTCAATTTTTTTTCCGTGTAAATCCACACTTCCGGAACTTCTAACGCTTCATAGATTTCCAGGGTCGTTTTGGAAGTGACATCGGCTTCAATTGCTAAATCGGGAGGGGGAGAGACACTCAGATCGATTCTTTGGCAAGCTCGCACTTTTTCAGCATTTTCGATGTAAAAACAGGTGTCCGGTTCGAGTCCGGCTTCGAGGGCTTTTTTACGAAATGTACTCGAACCAAAGTCTTCCCAATCTCGTTCTTCAACATCGAGTAAGACTTTGACAATATCTCCGATGATTCGGTGCGGTCGTTCGTGAGCCGGGAGGGGAGCCATAATTTCTAACGTTCCTTGACTGTAAGCGATTCGGGTTCTGATTCCTTCGGTTTCTCTTTCTTGGAGAATCGCTTCAAATTGCTCCCAAGTTACATCACGGATGCTGATTAAGCTGCCGGGAGTGAGTTGAATATTTTTGAGGGGAATGGTGATGGGTGTTACGACAGTCATATTCTTAAACTCCCAGAGAACTGAATTCTTTTTTCGTCTGTAAGCCCTGGCGTGCGTTCTACACCCATTTTCTTCTTTCATTTTACACATCGCTCGGCGATTGTCTTCCTGAGTTTGTCTGGGGGCAGAGCGGGCAACGCCGCTCTCGGCGCGCGATCTCAATCTGGAATGTTGGGCATTAGTGGGAGTTGGAGTTGTCCTATTCTGCGAGAGCATTGGGTCAACTTAAGGAAAACTGGTAGGATGCGCGCCCCCTTTTCCCTGTCCAGAGGGTGTAATATCGGGCTGCCCTTTCCATGCGATCGCTCGAGACTTAAGGATATTGGCTTTACCCATCGATCTCATCTCCCGCGCGATTGAGAAAATCCGTAATCTCTTGATAAAAAGCCTGCCCCTTTCCTCGACTACTTCTGGCCGTCACCAATACTCTTAAAACCTCTACAAGCGACGCGATCGCCGCCTCAAAAACTAAGTCGTAAAGCTGACTTAGATCGTCTTGGTTTTGCTGTCCGTAAGCCAAAGCATTAATATAATCATTACGAACTTGATTATCAATCACTACGATCGGATAGCCCGCTCGAATTAACAATAAATTCATTAA from Oscillatoria sp. FACHB-1406 encodes the following:
- a CDS encoding DUF4079 domain-containing protein; this encodes MAYRDLILLLHPIIVIVVVYPLIGIVINRALQVRHRRLQVATEGKSKIQPVVGQEHVKVGGWLAISVFGITLLALANGIFGKIADNQVWSKMPFQVLLIVVLFGVTIAAFFFLHKARHNTWRAIFAILSGMGLVVLGCQDGVYRQTDRWYISHYYYGIVAALLMIISVAIVQTIYKDRSNRWRKVHIILNIAALLLFLGQGITGARSLLEISLNWQEPYVQQLYEQQCETKPCKVEALLTPSSH
- a CDS encoding Uma2 family endonuclease, whose translation is MTVVTPITIPLKNIQLTPGSLISIRDVTWEQFEAILQERETEGIRTRIAYSQGTLEIMAPLPAHERPHRIIGDIVKVLLDVEERDWEDFGSSTFRKKALEAGLEPDTCFYIENAEKVRACQRIDLSVSPPPDLAIEADVTSKTTLEIYEALEVPEVWIYTEKKLSVKVLIEGKYVESSTSPTFPNLPIRELIPQLVARAFNEGSRKMLRELRMQMSS